The Astyanax mexicanus isolate ESR-SI-001 chromosome 8, AstMex3_surface, whole genome shotgun sequence sequence tgctggtagaagtggatcagacacagcagtgctgctggagtttttaaaacaCTCCTGCAGCTCTGTAAGGGCTTgttttgttaatgagctgattatttgGGCGTTTGAGAGGTTCAAGCTGCCAATGTTGGGTTCTTGAACACCCTTGTTGAGTCCAAATTCCATCTGATTGTTGTGTCTTATCTTGTCTACTCTTCTGAATattcagtgcaattacacattctcaccagagaggtctccaaatccccgtTCTCACAAACGTGCAGTCTGTTTCTTTAAGTGATAGTCAAAGTAAAATCTGATCCTTTCCGGTTTTCCCTGCAGGTTTTCCTGAGTCTCTACAATAATTCCTGTTTgagtcagacagtgtgagtattgttatcttggctaaTAAGAAGAATTACAGGATAGTTCTGTTCACTTCTCTCCAACAGAGAACCAGGAAACAAaatcttcacactgtaaaatggcaGAAGCTGGTATTTTGATAGTTGAGGATGAGTTCAGCTGTTCGGTCTGCCTGGATCTCCTGAAGGATCCAGTGGctattccctgtggacacagtttctgtatggtgtgtattaagAAGTGCTGGTATCAGAAGAAGATCTACAGCTGCCCTcactgcagacacaccttcacctcaagacctgtcgtgagtaaaaacaccatgctggctgaggtggtggagaaactgaagaagacgagactccaggctgctcctcctgatcactcttctgctgatcctgaagatgtggagtgtgattcctgtactgggagaaaacacaaagccgtccagtcctgcctggtgtgtctggcctcttACTGTGAAActcacctccagcctcactaccaatctccagcctttaagaagcacaagctggtcaaagcctccagacgactccaggagcagatctgctctcagcacgataaactgctggaggtttACTGTCGCACCGACCAGCAGTGTATCTGCATCCTGTGTACCATGGATGACCATAGAGGACATGATACAGTGTCACTTGCAGCAGAAAGATCTGAGAAACAGGTCAGTGTGTAAATGGAGTAGATACTCCAGATTATAGGACCTAATACCAtcacctgtcccatgacatgtggcattttattttttaattaatgtgttttgtttgttggtttatttgcagaagcaattggtggaaacacagaggaaatacaaggagagaatccagcagagagagaaggagcttcaggagTTAATAGAAGCTGTGGAGAATCACAAGGTGATTTTTTAAATGAGTAGAAGAATAAAGATCTGATTTCTCCCATTAagggtaattatttaattattaaactaaaggtgtcctcatttttaaaatgtcatttaaagtcaCATTGTATTTTAGTTTTAGCCATCAGTTATCAAAATTAAATCATCTTTATAGCTTCATGAGTTAAGAAAAGCCACAGCATGAAGTTTGGGTTTACGCAATATTTATGTCACGTCttattctgtgagattattggctggttgcaaataaaaaatctgactactgataaactctgatgttcctcagtaatcagattatgaagtgcatgtaaatccacttattgatgtgaatgaactgctcctaacattctcctctctctgtgattccactaccagcgctctgctcagacagcagtgcaggacagtgagaagatcttcactgagatgatcctctccattgagagaagacgctctgaggtgaggcagatgatcagagatcaggagaaagctgcagtgagtcgagctgaagaatgtctgaagagactggagcaggagatcacagagctgaagaggagagatgctgatctggagaagctttcattcacagaggatcacatccatttcctccaggtaacagactctgtttttctccccaaatacaaagtttattttagactgtttacaccatctttttaatgtgatttatatctGATATTAGTCTGAACAGTTCTTAAACTGAAGCTTATGCACTAAAGTTTCACCAGTGACTGAAAGCTGAGCTTAACAGAGAAGAGTTCCAGCTCACTTTAAATAAGGGCATGTAATTTAGCCTCTTTCTGTCATTCATTTCTTTTGTTTAAACAAttctaaactttttatttttctttgatcTTTTCTTTGAGCCAGCTAATGGCTGTGTTCAGCAATTTCATTGGAaatatattttccaatatatttcTACCACTGAAACCCtccctcactgctgttgtccattttcccttATGCTCAATGTAAGTTTTGACGTAAAtgttgcatgaattctgatcggtcttggatattggatatgtatcagatttcaagaacagattttt is a genomic window containing:
- the LOC111189792 gene encoding tripartite motif-containing protein 16-like, whose protein sequence is MAEAGILIVEDEFSCSVCLDLLKDPVAIPCGHSFCMVCIKKCWYQKKIYSCPHCRHTFTSRPVVSKNTMLAEVVEKLKKTRLQAAPPDHSSADPEDVECDSCTGRKHKAVQSCLVCLASYCETHLQPHYQSPAFKKHKLVKASRRLQEQICSQHDKLLEVYCRTDQQCICILCTMDDHRGHDTVSLAAERSEKQKQLVETQRKYKERIQQREKELQELIEAVENHKRSAQTAVQDSEKIFTEMILSIERRRSEVRQMIRDQEKAAVSRAEECLKRLEQEITELKRRDADLEKLSFTEDHIHFLQSFQTLSAPPGSSASPAFTLSPLNTFEVVMKSVSQLRVKLDKFWKEEFEKTSAAVKEVQIILPPEPKSREEFLQYSCQLTLDPNTANYLLLLSERNTVVTGSDTVQPYPDHPDRFDRWPQVLCRKSVSGRCYWEVERRGDRGVDIAVSYKSISREGGGGECLFGNNDQSWRLACNSSRYTFRYNNRNTEISGVPVSSRVGVYVDHRAGTLSFYSISDTMTLIHRVQTTFTQPLYAGFWLGSDSSVNLLLSAK